A window of Synergistales bacterium genomic DNA:
TCATAGAGTGCCACCCTCAGCGCAAACGCCGCAATCCGTACTGTAGATACGGTGGTGCTGTGGACCGTTCTGTTCCAATCCGGGATGTCTCCTGCGAGCGGCGGGAGGATGCATGGTTACCCTTGCCTGTGGTGGACAGGTTGCCTGATGAACAGGTCGTTTGGGGTGCTCTGCCGCGCTGCTTCCCACAGTGGGGGCTTTCCGGAAAGGAAAGGTGCTCCAGAGAGCCCTGTTGCCGACATAGTGCATGAACACACCTCTTTCCTGATTTAATCCAATGATGCGTTAGGTGTCGATGACTGAGGCATGATATCATCTTCCCTGTGCCGCGTAAAGGCAGAGCAGGAAGAACGGTCAAACCAACTGGATTGTATATGTGAAGGAGGCTGACGAGGGAGATGTACGGTTCGATTGAAGCAATTGTGTTTGATGTTGACGGCGTGCTTGTTGATGTGCAGAACTCTTACCCCAAGGTTGTTGCGGAAGCAGTCAGGATAGGATGGCCTGCTGCGACAGGGCGTCCCCTGGGAACGCACAGCTTTGATGTGTCCTATTTCAATGCATGCAAAGGGCATGGGGCCTGCAACGATGACTACGATATCGCCTGGCTTGCCCTGTGTGCAGCGGCGAAGGGTATCTTCAGAGGAGAATTCCCCTCACTCGAGGAGTGGCGGGAGGTACTGGCCTCGATACCTCAGGACATCTCCCTTGAGCGCTGGATTCCCGAGGCCTTTGGCTCCAGGGTAGAACGGCGATATGTACGTCGTATCTGTGAGGAGCTGTATATGGGAGAACAGTTCCGGCGGTTACGCGGCCTCTCCCCCCAATATAGTAATGGAAAAGGCTACTATCGCCTGGAGCGTCCTCAGATATTCCGACATTGGCGTTCTTTCAGGCTTCCCGTAGGGATCTACACCGGTCGCCCCAGGGAGGAACTGGAGCTGGCGCTGCAACAGATCGGCTGGGAAGATTTCCCGTTTTCCCATGCCGTCACCCCTGACTCTGGCCCGGCAAAACCCTCACCGGAGGGGCTATCCCTCTTGAGCAAACGCTTTGAAACCACCCGCCTGCTCTTCATCGGTGATGCAACGAGTGATCTCATGGCCTGGCGGGGATTCGCTTCAGGGGCCTTTATCGGTGTGGGTGCCCCTTTGCGGCAGGTCTATCGTCCAACCATGCCCAGTCTCCAGGCGGCACTGGTGGCGGCCGGGCTGCAATAGGGCCACACACGGTACAGCCTCCGGAGGAATGTTGGTAATTCCGTACTTATATTCTAAATCTAGTTCAAAAAACAAATCCGGCATTGACCCGTCTCTACTAGCATGGTAAACTGTCCCCGTTGTGTCTGAATTTTTTAGTGTGATATCACACTATTTGGGAGGATATGCAGAGATGGGTAAATTTGGAGCTCGAGCATCCATGAACTGGAACGAAGATGGGACCACGGCCTGGCTGGACAAGAATGAAAGCCCCTATTCATTGCCGCCCGCTCCCCGAGAGGAACTCCGCGAGCTGTTGTGCAGTCTGGATTTCAACAGGTACCCCGATCCGGATTGCAGGGCCGTCAAAAGGATGCTTTCCGAACGAACAGGGGTTCCGGAACAGTGCATCTTTGTCGGTAACGGGAGTGACGAGATCCTCCAGTACCTCTTTCTCAGCTATCTGAACAGGGGATCTCGGAGGCTTGTTCGGCTCTATCCGAGCTTCACGGAGTATCAACGTCTCGCACGGGTTTTCTCTGCAGACGAACGGAAGGTGCCCCTCACCCTGGAAGCGGATCGGTTCCACGTAGACTACGCGGCGCTGCTTGACGTCATAGCGGGGAATTCGCCGGATCTGGTCCTGATCGACAATCCCAACAACCCGACAGGTCTCTCCATCGACTGCGGACAACTCGAGGAGCTTGCCGATCTCTCTCCCTGTCCTGTTGTGGTCGACGAGGCCTATGCGGAGTTTGCGTCATCATCAATGCTGGATCGGTTTTCACTGCAGCAAAAGAATATGCTCATTCTGCGTACACTTTCTAAAGCCTGGGGGATGGCGGGATTGCGTTTGGGGTACGCTGTCGGTCCGCCCGATCTGATTGCAGATCTTGAAGCAGTGCGGAGCCCCTACAATGTCGGCGGTCTAACGCAGTCTGTGGCGGGGATCGCCCTCTCCTATCAGGAATGGATGGAAAGCAGGGTGTACAGTGTGCGGTATCTCAGGAAGCAGTTCATCGATACCGTCAATCGCATTTCCGGTTTCCGGGCCTTTCCCAGTGAGGCCAACTTTACGCTGGTTCGCTCCTCCGTGCCGGAACAGGTATTGGACGAGGCCTGCTCCAGTGCATCTGTAGCCCTGCGGAGGGTTGATGACCTCCCCTGGGAAGGAACCTGGAGACGCGTTGCTGTAGGCAGGGAAGAGGAAATGCGACGTGTGTTGGATGTCTTTCAGGGATTGTCTGAACAGAGCGAACGGCGGCAGACACAGGAGCGGTTGGAGATCTCTGCATAGCCATAGGACAGGAAGGGGCGGGCTCATCACGGATGATGACTTCATTCCTGTAAAGCTTGAGGCCTCCGAAAATCTATGGTATACTCTCTCTGAACAATGCATCGCATAACAACGTTAAATATGTTCCATGGGGGGATGAAACTATGGCTGAAAAGTGGAAGGATCGCCTTACTGACCAGTTGTGTAAAGCTATCATAGCGCTGGAAACGGAAGAGGAGGTCTACAATTTTCTGGAAGATGTCGCGACAATCGGCGAGATACGAGCGCTCGCCCAGAGGCTGGAGGTCGCCCGACTCCTGCGGGAGGGGTACACCTATCCTCAGATTGCGCAACAGACAGGCGCAAGTACTGCGACGATCAGCAGGGTCAAGAAATTTCTCGAATACGGGGCGGATGGCTACAAGGTGGTCTTGGAGAAGATTGCCGCCCAGGAATCCGAGTAGCAAGGCATTCTGATACGAAGAGATGCGCAGCGCATAAGGGGAGAGGGGCTTTGTGGCAAAGCCCCTCTCCCCTCTTCGCATGTCGGATCTGATCCTGTCCCTTACTTGTCCTTCGGTTCAGGCGTTGCCTCGTTGTTCTGTTCGCCGTTACCCTCGAACTGTTTCTTGATCTCTGCGTTGCGTTTCACCCAGTACCACAGCTTTGCGGCCACAAGTCCCCGGATACTCTCCTCTCCTTCCTCGGCCGATACAGCCGGGATCCCGGTAAGGAGTGCTATCCCCTCTTCAATCGTATCGATCGCCCAGATATGGAAGGTCCCTTCGCGGACGGCGTCCAGGACCTCGTGGTGCAGCATGAGATTGACCATATTCGCCGAGGGCACCAGAACACCCTGATCGCCGGTGAGGCCGGCGAGCTTGCAGTATTTGAAGTACCCTTCGATCTTCTCGTTCACGCCCCCGATGGGCTGGATATTGCCGAATTGATCGACGGAACCCGTGACGGCGATATCCTGTCGGAGAGGGCGTTCCGCCAGAGCCGAAAGAAGACAGTAGAGCTCGGTGGAAGAGGCGCTGTCTCCTTCAATCTCTTCGTAGGTTTGCTCGAAGGCGATCTTGGCGGAAAGCGAAAGCGGGAGATCCTTGGCGTAGGTTCGGCCCAGGTAGCTTTCCAGGGTGAGGAGGCCTTTATTGTGGATCGGACCTGTCATCTTCACCTCCCGCTCGAGATTGACCACCCCTTCCCGACCCATGAATACATTGGCGGTGATCCGTACCGGTTTGCCGAAGACGTGATCCCTGGTATCCAGCACAGTCAAGCCATTCACCTGGCCAATCTCCCGGCCTCTGGTGGCGATGTGCAGTGTCCCCTCGGCAAAGAGGTCCTGGATGCGTTCTTCGATCAGGTTTGTGCGGTACTGTTTCTCGTCGATAGCCTTGCGGATGCTTTCTCTCGAAACCGTCTGGAGATCGTCCATCCGTGCCCAGGAGGAGGCTTCTACCAGAATCTCCGAGATCTTGTTGAATTGTGTCGACATCTTGTTTCTGTTACCGGAGAGTCGGGAGGACCATTCGATGATTTCCGCCACCGCTCCGCTGGAGAAGGGCAGGAGGCTTTCTTTCTGTGTGAAACCGGCGACGAACTTGCCAAGATCCCGCTCGGAATCTGCGTCGCGTCGCATATCCACGTCGAAGTCGGCCTTGATCTTGAAGAACTTGGGGAATTCGTGGTCGTACATATGGAGAAGATAGTAGATCCAGCGTGTGCCGATGATCACCACTTTGAGCTTAATGGGAACCGGTTCCGGGCGCAGTGAGGAGACGGGGACCAACCCCAGTTGCTCACCCAGGTTTTCAATGGCTATCTCGCCTGTTTTCAGCACTCTTTTGATCGCTTCCCAGGACATGAATTGCCTGAACAGATCCTCGGCCTGTAAGAGCAGGTATCCGCCGTTGGCTTTGTGCATCGCGCCGGCCTGGATCTTCTGGAAATCCGTAGAGAGATAGCCCTGTTTGCTTTCGTACTCCACTTTCCCCACTGTGTTGTAATAGTTGGGGTTGGTTTCAAAGATGACCGGAGCCCCATCTTCCGGGTCGTTACTGACAAATATATTGACGTTATAGCGGGAAAAGTCGATTTCGGCGTTTTCGTCCCTGGCGGCGGCGACGAACATGTTGGCGTTGGCGATGATGTCCTCTGTCAACGAGTTGATCCATTCACTGAGCTTGTCTCCTTCGCCAAAGCTGCCGCGCAGCTCATCCAGGGCAGGGGTGATGGCGTTACGGCTGATTTCGGCCTCCAGCTCCTTGATTTGGTCCTTCAGCTCTTTTTCCAGCGAACGGATTTTGCGCAGTACAGCCAATGTTTGCTGGGAAATCTGTTCCGACCGGTCTTTCATCTGCTTCTGCTGCTCTTCATCCAGTTGCTCGAATTCCTCCTGCTGCATCTCCCGCTTTTCGATTTCCCCCTCTTCGTTTTCCTCTTCTTTCATGGGGATGTTGACAAAACCCTGGGGAGTGCGTTTGACTGCGAATCCCTTTTCCGCGGCTTCCGCCCTGATCTGTTCCATCAATTCGTTGACCTTTTCCTGAAATTCCTTCACCATTTGCGCTTTCTGATCCTCGTAATTGCTGTCCTCAAAGGCTTTATTCAGGATGATCTTCAGGTCCTCTACCAACTCGGCGAGTTTTTCGGAGAGTTTTTCCCCGTTGCCGGCCGGGAGATTGATAGCCAGTGGGCGGCTTGGGTCGTTAAAATTGTAGACATAGATCCAGTCATCCGGGGCTTCTTGCTGTTCCGCTTCCCTGTGCAGCTGCTGGAGGGTGTAGGTGGTGCGCCCGCTACCCGGGTTGCCGACGACAAAGATGTTGTATCCGCGGCTCCGTACACCGAGACCGAATTTCATGGAACGGTTGGCTCGTTCCTGTCCGATCAGTCCTTCGAGAGCGCAGCATTCCTCTGTCGTTTCAAAACCGAGTATGGATGGCTCCGTTATCCGTCGGAGCTGCTCAATCTGGAGTTCCTTCGTATTCTGTGCTGTCATCAGCAGACATTCTCCTCTCTGTGTTTGCGATGATCCCACCGCCGACAACCATTGTACCATCGTACAGAACAAGCGACTGTCCCGGTGTGGGCGCCGTAAAGGGCTCATCGGCATGGACGGTAAAACGGCGGTCCTCCCGGTGGAGCTCTTCTATCCGTACGGTTACGGGCCGTGCCCTGTACCGGATCAGCGCCGAGAGCTCGGCTCCCTCAAGGTGGTTTGTGCCGTACACCACGGCATCCCTGCACAGGATGCGATGTGCCGAGACCTCCTCCCGTGATCCGACTACCACCGTATTTGTGGCGGGATGGATGTCGGTGACGTACCACGGACCGTCTGGAAGCCCCAGGCCTTTCCGTTGGCCTATGGTAAACTGAAAAAACCCGCCGTGTCTACCGAGCAACCTCCCTTGCTTGTCGCGAAAGTCTCCACTGCCGGCAGTGCCATGGATGTGCCGGGAGAAACAGAGGTCCTGCGAGGAGGGTATCCCCTCGAAGAGGCCGGGGAAGGATTCCTTCCCCAGCTGTTCCACCTCCTCTTTCGTGTACCGGCAGAGGGGGAGGATGGCACGTGTCAGAACGAAGGGGCCGAGACGGTAGAGAACATAGCTTTGGTCTTTTCTTCTGTCGGCTGCCTTCCACAGCCCTGCCCTGCCCTGCTGTCGGCCGGTGCACGCGTAGTGCCCGGTAGCTATTGTGCCGATGCCGCGGTACCTTGCGAACGACAGAAGCCTTCGGAATTTGATTGTTTCGTTACAGCGAATGCAGGGGTTTGGCGTGCGTCCCATGAGAAGTTCCTGTTGACTGTACTGTTTTATCCTGGTGTGAAATTTGTCTCGAATATCATGATACCAGAGAGGGATGCCGAGCTGCGTACATACCGACCGGGCCCTGTGGTAGCTCTCTTTCTCCTTCTTGCCGCCATGCATCGCAAGCATCAGCGCCGTGACGGCAAAGCCCCGTCGCTGCAGGAGAAGAGCCGAGACCGCGCTGTCCAGGCCTCCGCTGATACCAATAAGGATGGTCGGTTGCGGCATCAGTACTCCCGACCCCGTTGCGGCTGGAATCCTTGCTGGAAGGGGTGTCGTATCTCCCGGAATTCCGTCACCAGGTCGGCGAAGGAGATCACGGCTTCGGGGGCGTTGCGTCCCGTCATGACCACCTCAATGTAAGGGGGGCGGTTCTGGAGCAGCTGCTTGACGTCATTCCAGGCAAGCAGACCGAAGGCAATGGCGATGTTGATCTCGTCGAGCACCAGCAGGTCGATCTCGCCGTCATTGAGGATGCTGCGGGCGCTTTGGAGTCCTCGTTGTGCTTCCTCGAAATCAATGGGATAGGGCTGTCGGGGATCGACGAAATCGGGGGTCCCGGTTTGCAGGAAGGTCACCTGTGGAAGGGAGGAAACCGTCTTGATCTCGCCATAGTGTTCCCAGCCTTTGCAGAATTGGATGACTGCAGAGCTGCCGCCGTGTCCCGCGGTTCGGAGGACCATTCCAAGCGCCGCCGTCGTTTTTCCCTTGCCATTTCCCGTATAGACATGTACGATACCCTGTTCGTGCAGATGCATCTCTTTTCCTCCTCGCCGAATCGGTGTCTACTATTCCGCCCCCCAAGGGCCATGGGAGGTCTCTATGGTTTCACAATTCAAGCTTCTTGTCACCGGTATCGTTCAGGGCGTAGGATTTCGCCCCTTCTGTGCCCGGCTTGCCAAACGACTCGATCTGAGCGGTTCTGTACAGAATACCTCCGAAGGAGTGCGCATCACGCTGGAGGGGCCTGCTCACCTTATCGAATCCTATATGGAGCTTCTCTCCAGGGAACATCCCCCACTTGCTGTGGTGAGTGATATCCAGGTGGAGTCTGTGGGGCAGGTCAGGGCTCCCTCCGGCTCGTTTACGATAGAAAAAAGCCTCACGCAGCGTAGACAGCGTGTGCTGATCCCCCCTGATGTGGCGACCTGTCCGGAGTGCCTCGAAGAGGTGCGAACCCCCGGGGAACGACGCTACCGCTATCCCTTCACCAATTGTACAAACTGTGGTCCAAGATACTCCATTATCGAGCGGCTGCCCTACGATCGTCCCTTCACGACGATGCATTCCTTTGCGATGTGTGACGCTTGTCAAAAGGAATATGAAGATCCCTTTGACAGACGGTACCACGCACAGCCCATTGCCTGTCCCCTGTGCGGTCCACAATTGGAATTCATTACGGCACGGGAGAGCGCTGATGCCTCCTGGTACGGCGAGGAGGCCCTTCAGAAAGCGGTGGAATCCCTGCAGGGAGGAGAGATCGTGGCCATCAAAGGGCTCGGGGGATATCATCTGGCCTGTGATGCCTTCAACGAAACGTCTGTTTCGCGTCTGCGGGAACGCAAGATGAGGCCCATGAAGCCCTTTGCTGTAATGGTGGCAGACCGGGAGCAGGCGGAGCGGCTGCTCGTTCTTTCGGAGGAATCCATGGATTTTCTCCAATCACCCCGAGCACCTATCTGTATCGGCAAGACCAGGAGACCCTGTCTTGCCCCCTCGGTAGCCCCCGGTCAGAACAGCATCGGTGTCATGCTGCCCTATACCCCGCTGCACTGGCTTTTGATGGAACACTTCGAGGTCCTGGTCATGACCAGCGCCAACCTGAGCGACGAACCCCTGATTGCAGATGATCGGGAGGCACTGGAGAAGCTTGGAGGGATCGCCGATGCCTTCCTTCGGCATAACCGGCCGATCTTTCGCCGCATTGACGACTCGGTTGCGATCGACGCTTCGGAAGGGCCGATCATGGTGCGCCGCGCCCGCGGGTTTGTTCCGTCTCCTCTCTTTGTACCGCAGGAGCTGCCGGAGCTGCTGGCTGCCGGTGCCGAGATGAAATCAACCTTTGCGCTGACCCAGGGGCGGTGTATCTTCCCCAGCCAGTATCTCGGTGACCTCAAGGATATCGCGACGGTGGGGCTGTACAAGGAGGCGCTTCGGCACTACCGGTTCCTGTTTCGTATCGATCCCGCCTTTCTGGTGTGCGATATGCACCCCCAGTTTCTTTCCACGGCCACAGCCAGGGAGGAGACAGAAGGCCGGCTGGAGGAACTGGCGGTTCAGCACCATCACGCCCACCTTGCCGCCTGTCTTGCCGAACACGAGAAGGATGGGCCGGCGATCGGACTGATCCTGGATGGGACAGGTTACGGCGCGGACGGCACCATTTGGGGGGGCGAATTGCTGGTAGGAGATGTCGATGGCTACAGGCGGGAGGGGCATCTCGCGCCCTTTCGCCTTGTGGGCGGCGACAGAGCCGTTGCGGAACCCTGGAGATCGGCGCTTTCCCTGCTCGTTGAAGCCCTGGGGTGGGATGGAGCCCGCAGCATAGCGAAGGAATTGTGGCCCCAGAGGACCGAGACCGTCGAACAGCTGTTTGACGCCTACCATCTGTTTCCGGTCACCACCTCCTGTGGGAGACTCTTTGACGGTGTGGCGGCGCTTCTTGGATGCTGCGCAACGGTCAGTTTCGACGGGGAGGCCCCGATGCTCCTTGAAGGGGCTGTTGATGAATCCTGTGATGCCATCATGCCATTTCTGGTATACCACGACAGCGAAGGACTGATTTCCCTGGACTGGAAACCAGCTGTCCGTTGGCTTGTGAGCCATAGGAACGACACCCTTTCCCGCAGTGCAGCGGCGTTCCACCGGGGTCTGGCGGCGGCTCTGGTCCAGGCGGTTGCACTGCTCCACTGTCGTTGCGGCCTGTCGACGGTGGTGCTTTCAGGGGGGGTATGGCAGAATCGTCTGCTTTCGGACGAGGTAGCGGAGGGCATACGCGAGAAGGGATGGACTCCGCTCCTCCACAAGCGATTGCCTCCGAACGACGAATGTGTCGCTGTCGGGCAGGCGGTCATCGGCGCAAGGTATCTGGAAAAGAAGGGGGCCTACGCGTAACCGAGGTCCCGGGGGGGACGGCCGTCCTCCTGCTCCCCGGGCCTCGGTTATGCGGTTTCACCTCCGTCTAAGGACTATGGACGCCGGCCGTAATCGACGTTAGTGCTCAGGTTCTGGAGCTTTTTGAGGCTGTGTACCCCTTCCACGTACCGGATGGTTCCGCTCTTCGAACGCATCACCATTGATTGCGTGGTGATCTTGTCGCCGGAATACCTGACGCCCTTGAGAAGCTCTCCATCGCTCACGCCGGTGGCGGAGAAGAAGACATTGTCCCCGCCCACCAGATCGTTGATTTCCAGCACCTGTTCCAGGTCCATGCCCTGCTCCGTACACTTGTTGCGTTCTTCGTCGTTCCGTGGCCACAGCTTGCACTGAAACCCTCCGCCGACGCATTTGAGGGCGCAGGCGGAGATCACCGCTTCAGGCGATCCTCCGATCCCCATCAGCAGGTCGATGCCGCTTTCGGCACGGCAGGTCATGAGGGCCCCACCTACGTCGCCGTCCGGTATCAGCCGGATCCGTGCGCCGGTTTGACGGATTTGGGAAACGAGATCGTCGTGGCGCGGTCTGTCGAGGACGACAACGGTCACATCATCGGTGGCCAGACCTTTAGCCTTGGCTACGCGACGGATGTTTTCCGATACAGGTGCATTGATGTCGATAAACGGGGCTGCTTCCGGGCCGCTGGCAATCTTGTTCATATAGAAGATATGGTGAGGGTTATACATGCTGTCTCGTTCTGCAACGGCAACCACGGAGATGGCGTTCAGGCGCCCCTTGGCAGTGAGTGTGGTGCCGTCGATCGGGTCGACAGCGATGTCCACCTGGGGAGGATCCCCGGACCCAAGGTGTTCTCCGTTGTACAGCATCGGGGCCTGGTCTTTCTCCCCTTCACCGATAACCACCAGACCGTCCATACAGACCGTATTGAGAAGATAGCGCATTGCGTTGACGGCGGCCCCATCGGCGCCGTTTTTGTTGCCTCTTCCCAACCAGCGTCCGCCTGCCATCGCCGCTGCCTCGGTGGAACGCACCAACTCGAGAGCCATGTTTCTGTCAGGGACATTCATGCACTGCACCTCCTAGGTTATTCTATGCAACGCACCTGCTGCGACACATCTCTGCCCACATCTTAACACCATTACTCCTCATCGAATCGGGAGAATATTTCGTCTACAAAACGAAAATAGTAATCGGGGTGGAACAGGGACTGCAGAGTCTCTGTGGAAAGGGCCCTCTGGACCGTTTCCTCCTGCTCGAGCATCTGCTGGAATGTCCCGTTGCCGTTCCAGCATCGCATGGCCGCACTCTGGACCGCCCTGTAGGCGTCATCGCGGGGCATACCCGCATCCTCCACAAGTGCCAGGAGCACTCTCTGGCTGTACACCAGTCCCTTTGTGAGATCGAGATTGGCGAGCATGGCATCCTCGTTGACGGTGAGGTCCGCTGTCAGGGCGTGCGTTTTTTCTATCATGTAATGGGCAAGATGAAAGGCATCGGGCCATATGATGCGCTCCGCCGATGAGTGGCTGATATCCCGCTCGTGCCAGAGAGCGATGTTTTCTGTTGCTGTCACCGTATAGCCGCGGAGCAGTCGGGCCATCCCACAGAGGCGTTCGGCAATGATCGGGTTTTTCTTGTGAGGCATGGCCGAAGATCCTTTCTGTTTGTTGCCGAAGGGCTCCAGGGCTTCCAGTACTTCCGTCCGCTGGAGGTGCCGTATCTCTGTGGCAATGCGCTCTATCCCCGCTCCGAAAAGAGAGAGCGCCGTTACGAGCTGAGCATGGATATCCCTTGGGATCACCTGGGTGGAGATCCTGGCGGGACGCAGTCCCAGCAATTGGCATACCCGCTTTTCGACAGAGGGAGGGCAGTGGGCGTAGGTCCCCACGGCACCGGATATCTTGCCGATTCGACATGCCTCTTTAGCGTCTTCCAGTCGTCGTGTGTCACGATGTAGCTGGTCGTACCAGTTCAGCAGTTTCAAGCCGAAGGTCATCGGTTCGGCGTGGATGCCGTGGGTTCTTCCTACGCAGGGGGTATAACGGTATCTTTGCGCCTGGTGCAGAAGGCTTTTTTTCAGCGCAGCCAGGGAGCCGAGGAGGATCTCCATCGACGTATTGATACGCAGGGAGCTGGCGGTATCCAGAATGTCGCTGCTGGTCAGCCCCAGGTGGATATAGCGGCCTTCGGGACCGATTGTCTCGGCAACACAGGAAACGAAGGCGATCACATCGTGATGGGTGTTCTCTTCGATTTCCCTGATCCGTTCAACGGTAAACCCCGCCCGTTCCTTGATCACCGAAAGGGTCTCATCGGGGAGGACCCCTTCCTCATTCCATGCTTCACAGGCTGCCAGCTCTACGTCGAGCCAGGACATGTATTTCTGCGTTTCGGACCATATTGCCGCCATCGCTTCTGTCTCGTAACGTTCTATCACGGTGCATGACCTCCGTTTTGCCGGTGTTTGCGTACCCACCTTGCGCGTATCTCGGAAAGAAAGGGTGCGTAGATCCCGGAGGCGAAATCCGGGAAGGTGTAGTCAAAGGGCGCCCACTTCCCCGAGCGGTACCGCAGCGTCACCTCTGCAAACAGCCCGTTACCTATCGGAATACGTTGCGCTCTGTCCTTTGTGGAGGCAAGTATAAGGCGGGCTCCATCGATAAAACCGGGGTCGATGTTGACCCTCCGCTGTGTTGCGCCGCTTTCCTCCTCGATGGCGACGGCGGTGGTTTTCCATTGGGCAAGCTGTTCACCGTCCCAGAGGCCCTGGAAAGAAAGAAGGCGCCTGGTCAGTTCGGTACCGATAGCGTCGTAGTAGCGGGTCCACTGGAACGAATAGGCCTCGCTGATCTGTTCCGGTGGCCCCCAGCGTTCGCGCATTCTCTCCAAAGCCCACTGCCACCAGGGTTCGCTTGGGGTGAGTGTGGCCACGAAGAGTTTAACAGGGATCATCGCTGTCCTGTTCTGTTTCCCACGATTCGGGATAGTTCAAGGTGATCCTGCCCACCGGCGTCTCCTCCCAGCAGCAGACAAGAGTTGTGTCTCCCCGTTCCGGCTGAGATGCTGCGGCATGATCCCCCTCTGCGGTAAAGGAAAGCTCAAAGCCGTGGTCGAGGAGGAATTTCCGCAGTCCTTTGCCGATTGCCGCCCATGCGAGCACATCTTCGGCAACGGTAGCCTCCTGACTGACATCTTCAAGGAGATAGATATCCCGCTCCAGTTCCGTGAGCAGAAACATCTGAGGATGCTTGCCTGTGGCGAGTGTGAGGCAGCCATTGTGTGTTTTCAGGGCATTCCGAATCTGCCGGACGGTCATCGATATCTCTCCGGTGATGCGGGCGGCTTCCCGATTCAGCGACACCGATTCTCCGCGGAGGCTGAGCAGGGGGAGCGGGACCTGCCACCAGGGGGGTGGTTCGACGGCTTCCCGGAGGCTTTTTTCACCCGTTCCGATGGTGCTTCCGTATTCATGGAGGCTGATGACGGTTCCGGAGGGAGGGGCGACGGCGCCGTTGCCGATGTCATAGAGGGAACGGTACTGTCGCGGCAGATTGCGCAGTGTCAGGGAGCCCCATCCCTTTTCAAGCATGGCGATCAGGTGTTCTTTGCAGACAAAGAGACCTTCTGAATGAAAGAAAACAGCTTCCGCTTTATGTAGAAACATCTGCCGGAGTGCTTCCTGCAAAGACGAATCGAGGTTCAGGGTACTAGTTCTCTGCTGTTTCTCCATGCGCTGTTTCCCTCCCGAGTAATGCTTCTACAAAGGGCCTCGCCACAAAGGGCTGCAGGTCGTCGACCTGTTCTCCGATGCCGATATACTGAACGGGGAGATGGAGCTCTTGCGCAATGGCGAGGAGGATGCCCCCCTTTGCCGTGTTGTCGTATTTTGTCAATACCAGACCGGAGATCGGGAGTGTTTCGTTGAAACGTTTTGCCTGCTGGAGCCCGTTCTGGCCCATAACGGTATCCAGAACGAGCCACACCTCCACCGCATCCTCTCCGACCTCCCTGCACGCAACACGGTACACCTTGTGGAGTTCCTGCATAAGGTTGTGTCGTGTGTGCAGTCTTCCCGCCGTATCTGCCAGGACACAATCGGTCTGCGTCGAGATTGCAGCGTGCAGCGCATCGTAGAGTACCGCAGCGGCGTCGCTTCCCGGGGCTTGCGAAACGACCCTGACATTCGCCCGTTTGCCCCAGAGCTGCAGCTGTTCAATGGCTGCAGCCCGGTAGGTGTCTCCTGCAGCAAGCAGTGCGCTCTTGCCGTTATTCTGCATCCTTTGCGCAAGCTTCCCTGCGGTGGTGGTCTTCCCGCTGCCGTTGACGCCCACGAGAAGGACCGCTGAAGGTGGATCGGCTGTGATTCTTTGTTCTGG
This region includes:
- a CDS encoding histidinol-phosphate aminotransferase family protein — translated: MNWNEDGTTAWLDKNESPYSLPPAPREELRELLCSLDFNRYPDPDCRAVKRMLSERTGVPEQCIFVGNGSDEILQYLFLSYLNRGSRRLVRLYPSFTEYQRLARVFSADERKVPLTLEADRFHVDYAALLDVIAGNSPDLVLIDNPNNPTGLSIDCGQLEELADLSPCPVVVDEAYAEFASSSMLDRFSLQQKNMLILRTLSKAWGMAGLRLGYAVGPPDLIADLEAVRSPYNVGGLTQSVAGIALSYQEWMESRVYSVRYLRKQFIDTVNRISGFRAFPSEANFTLVRSSVPEQVLDEACSSASVALRRVDDLPWEGTWRRVAVGREEEMRRVLDVFQGLSEQSERRQTQERLEISA
- a CDS encoding helix-turn-helix domain-containing protein; its protein translation is MAEKWKDRLTDQLCKAIIALETEEEVYNFLEDVATIGEIRALAQRLEVARLLREGYTYPQIAQQTGASTATISRVKKFLEYGADGYKVVLEKIAAQESE
- a CDS encoding AAA family ATPase, translating into MTAQNTKELQIEQLRRITEPSILGFETTEECCALEGLIGQERANRSMKFGLGVRSRGYNIFVVGNPGSGRTTYTLQQLHREAEQQEAPDDWIYVYNFNDPSRPLAINLPAGNGEKLSEKLAELVEDLKIILNKAFEDSNYEDQKAQMVKEFQEKVNELMEQIRAEAAEKGFAVKRTPQGFVNIPMKEEENEEGEIEKREMQQEEFEQLDEEQQKQMKDRSEQISQQTLAVLRKIRSLEKELKDQIKELEAEISRNAITPALDELRGSFGEGDKLSEWINSLTEDIIANANMFVAAARDENAEIDFSRYNVNIFVSNDPEDGAPVIFETNPNYYNTVGKVEYESKQGYLSTDFQKIQAGAMHKANGGYLLLQAEDLFRQFMSWEAIKRVLKTGEIAIENLGEQLGLVPVSSLRPEPVPIKLKVVIIGTRWIYYLLHMYDHEFPKFFKIKADFDVDMRRDADSERDLGKFVAGFTQKESLLPFSSGAVAEIIEWSSRLSGNRNKMSTQFNKISEILVEASSWARMDDLQTVSRESIRKAIDEKQYRTNLIEERIQDLFAEGTLHIATRGREIGQVNGLTVLDTRDHVFGKPVRITANVFMGREGVVNLEREVKMTGPIHNKGLLTLESYLGRTYAKDLPLSLSAKIAFEQTYEEIEGDSASSTELYCLLSALAERPLRQDIAVTGSVDQFGNIQPIGGVNEKIEGYFKYCKLAGLTGDQGVLVPSANMVNLMLHHEVLDAVREGTFHIWAIDTIEEGIALLTGIPAVSAEEGEESIRGLVAAKLWYWVKRNAEIKKQFEGNGEQNNEATPEPKDK
- the mnmA gene encoding tRNA 2-thiouridine(34) synthase MnmA encodes the protein MPQPTILIGISGGLDSAVSALLLQRRGFAVTALMLAMHGGKKEKESYHRARSVCTQLGIPLWYHDIRDKFHTRIKQYSQQELLMGRTPNPCIRCNETIKFRRLLSFARYRGIGTIATGHYACTGRQQGRAGLWKAADRRKDQSYVLYRLGPFVLTRAILPLCRYTKEEVEQLGKESFPGLFEGIPSSQDLCFSRHIHGTAGSGDFRDKQGRLLGRHGGFFQFTIGQRKGLGLPDGPWYVTDIHPATNTVVVGSREEVSAHRILCRDAVVYGTNHLEGAELSALIRYRARPVTVRIEELHREDRRFTVHADEPFTAPTPGQSLVLYDGTMVVGGGIIANTERRMSADDSTEYEGTPD
- a CDS encoding cob(I)yrinic acid a,c-diamide adenosyltransferase; this translates as MHLHEQGIVHVYTGNGKGKTTAALGMVLRTAGHGGSSAVIQFCKGWEHYGEIKTVSSLPQVTFLQTGTPDFVDPRQPYPIDFEEAQRGLQSARSILNDGEIDLLVLDEINIAIAFGLLAWNDVKQLLQNRPPYIEVVMTGRNAPEAVISFADLVTEFREIRHPFQQGFQPQRGREY